From a single Streptomyces sp. NBC_01264 genomic region:
- a CDS encoding ArsR/SmtB family transcription factor, which translates to MPETPDPESADPRKPAEPTVRKLDPHSLRGLAHPLRIRLLGDLRLHGPATASQLAERLGESSGSTSYHLRQLAAHGFVEDAPEHGKGRERWWRPSQDGTSFDEELIYDSDPATRGAAEVFLSEIVKIHAQELSTWMSGAADWPAEWRRASDLSDFSLQLTPDQSLELVRKMHDLINSYSDLPPSEGTETVRFHTHAFPRRIK; encoded by the coding sequence ATGCCCGAAACCCCTGATCCCGAGAGCGCCGATCCCCGCAAGCCGGCCGAGCCGACGGTCCGCAAGCTCGACCCGCACTCCCTGCGCGGCCTGGCCCACCCGCTGCGCATCCGCCTGCTGGGCGACCTGCGCCTGCACGGGCCGGCCACCGCCTCGCAGCTGGCGGAGCGGCTCGGGGAATCGAGCGGCTCCACCAGCTACCACCTGCGCCAGCTCGCCGCGCACGGGTTCGTCGAGGACGCCCCCGAGCACGGCAAGGGCCGCGAGCGCTGGTGGCGGCCCTCGCAGGACGGCACCTCGTTCGACGAGGAACTGATCTACGACTCCGACCCCGCCACGCGCGGGGCCGCGGAAGTCTTCCTGTCCGAGATCGTGAAGATCCACGCCCAGGAGCTGTCCACCTGGATGAGCGGCGCGGCCGACTGGCCGGCGGAGTGGCGCCGCGCCTCGGACCTCAGCGACTTCTCGCTCCAGCTGACCCCCGACCAGAGCCTCGAACTGGTCCGCAAGATGCACGACTTGATCAACAGCTACAGCGATCTGCCGCCCTCGGAGGGCACGGAGACGGTCCGTTTCCACACGCACGCCTTCCCCCGACGCATCAAGTAG
- a CDS encoding MFS transporter, which yields MNRRPFVAVLLANTISIAGSSLTLIGVPWFVLLTTGSAGRAGIVAFCATLPVAVAALVGGPVIDRLGRRRVSAVSDLICGLSVGAIPLLHQAGLLEFWMLCALMAVGGLVHTPGLTARYVLLPHLAEHAGTTVARAASLYDAVSRGARMIGAVLAGVLITTMGADSVLLLDAATFGASALLVTAFLRGIPAAEPQRAAGKVSLAGYRAELAEGWRFLTRTRLLLGVTVMVMMTNGLDQGWSSVLLPVHGRDALGGPTALGLMVALFGGFALLGALLYGAWGERFPRRAVFAAAFLLCGAPRYVVAAFTDTPLPLAVTMALSGLGAGVLNPILTTVMLEKVPDALRSRVSGVTQAGCELTMPLGGLAAGLLIDGFGVTKALLVFGGVYFLATLSPLVFPSWRSMEAAPAAPRISTKEPLRPSSAEPAARSPHPSA from the coding sequence GTGAACCGTCGCCCCTTCGTCGCCGTCCTGCTCGCCAACACCATCTCGATAGCCGGAAGTTCACTGACCCTCATCGGGGTCCCGTGGTTCGTGCTCCTGACCACGGGCAGCGCCGGCCGGGCCGGGATCGTCGCCTTCTGCGCCACCCTGCCCGTCGCGGTCGCCGCCCTCGTCGGGGGCCCGGTCATCGACCGGCTCGGGCGCCGCCGGGTCTCCGCCGTCTCCGACCTGATCTGCGGACTGTCCGTGGGCGCGATCCCGCTGCTGCACCAGGCGGGGCTGCTGGAGTTCTGGATGCTGTGCGCGCTGATGGCCGTCGGCGGCCTCGTGCACACCCCCGGGCTGACCGCACGCTACGTACTGCTCCCCCACCTCGCCGAGCACGCCGGCACCACCGTCGCCCGCGCCGCCAGCCTCTACGACGCCGTCTCGCGCGGAGCCCGCATGATCGGGGCCGTGCTGGCCGGCGTACTGATCACCACGATGGGCGCCGACAGCGTCCTGCTCCTCGACGCGGCCACCTTCGGCGCCTCCGCGCTCCTGGTCACCGCGTTCCTGCGCGGGATACCGGCCGCCGAACCGCAGCGCGCCGCCGGGAAGGTGTCGTTGGCCGGCTACCGGGCCGAACTCGCCGAGGGCTGGCGGTTCCTGACCCGCACCCGGCTGCTGCTGGGCGTCACCGTGATGGTGATGATGACCAACGGCCTCGACCAGGGCTGGTCCTCGGTCCTGCTGCCCGTGCACGGCCGCGACGCCCTCGGCGGACCCACCGCCCTAGGCCTGATGGTCGCCCTCTTCGGCGGGTTCGCGCTGCTGGGCGCCCTGCTCTACGGAGCCTGGGGCGAGCGGTTCCCCCGTAGGGCCGTGTTCGCCGCGGCGTTCCTGCTGTGCGGGGCCCCGCGCTACGTGGTCGCCGCCTTCACCGACACCCCGCTGCCGCTCGCGGTGACGATGGCCCTGTCGGGGCTGGGCGCGGGCGTGCTCAACCCGATCCTGACCACGGTGATGCTGGAGAAGGTGCCCGACGCACTGCGCAGCCGGGTCTCGGGCGTGACCCAGGCGGGCTGCGAGCTGACCATGCCGCTGGGCGGACTGGCCGCGGGACTGCTCATCGACGGCTTCGGCGTGACGAAGGCACTGCTGGTGTTCGGCGGGGTCTACTTCCTCGCCACGCTCTCCCCGCTGGTGTTCCCGTCCTGGCGGAGCATGGAAGCGGCGCCGGCGGCCCCCCGGATCAGCACGAAGGAACCGCTGCGCCCTTCTTCTGCAGAGCCCGCAGCGCGTTCACCGCATCCGTCAGCGTAG
- a CDS encoding S16 family serine protease, producing the protein MLSRLTRLPRPAALAVCAVPVLALFAVAALAPLPFVIAQPGLTADVLGSRDGKQVISITGAPTRETKGQLRMTTIQATGPSTSVTLRELVGDWFDTSRAVMPRESVYPSGGSDKEIEEHNLEEMTKSQSTASEAALGYLHKDPKDVKVELNLADVGGPSAGLLFSLGIVDKLDGNGSGGDLTGGSTIAGTGTISADGEVGAVGGVALKTQAARRDGASVFLVPKAECSDATSELPEGLRLVPVTTLTDAVNALRALQKKGAAVPSC; encoded by the coding sequence GTGCTCTCTCGCCTCACACGTCTGCCGCGTCCCGCCGCCCTCGCCGTCTGCGCCGTGCCCGTGCTCGCGCTGTTCGCCGTCGCGGCCCTCGCACCGCTGCCCTTCGTGATCGCGCAGCCGGGCCTCACGGCCGACGTGCTCGGCTCCCGCGACGGCAAGCAGGTCATCAGCATCACCGGGGCGCCCACCCGCGAGACCAAGGGCCAGCTGCGGATGACCACCATCCAGGCCACCGGTCCCTCCACCTCCGTCACCCTGCGCGAACTGGTCGGCGACTGGTTCGACACCTCCCGGGCGGTGATGCCCAGGGAGTCGGTGTACCCGTCGGGCGGAAGCGACAAGGAGATCGAGGAGCACAACCTGGAGGAGATGACCAAGTCGCAGTCGACGGCCTCCGAGGCCGCCCTCGGCTACCTCCACAAGGACCCCAAGGACGTGAAGGTCGAGCTGAACCTCGCCGACGTCGGCGGTCCGAGCGCCGGACTGCTCTTCTCGCTGGGCATCGTCGACAAGCTCGACGGGAACGGCAGCGGCGGCGATCTCACCGGCGGCAGCACCATCGCCGGTACGGGCACCATCAGCGCGGACGGCGAGGTCGGCGCGGTCGGCGGGGTGGCCCTGAAGACTCAGGCCGCGCGGCGCGACGGGGCGAGCGTGTTCCTCGTACCGAAGGCGGAGTGCTCGGACGCCACGTCCGAACTCCCCGAGGGGCTCCGGCTGGTCCCCGTCACTACGCTGACGGATGCGGTGAACGCGCTGCGGGCTCTGCAGAAGAAGGGCGCAGCGGTTCCTTCGTGCTGA
- a CDS encoding IclR family transcriptional regulator, with the protein MTAETSQTLDRGLRVLKLLADTDHGLTVTELSNRLGVNRTVVYRLLATLEQHALVRRDLGGRARVGLGVLRLGRQVHPLVREAALPALRSLAEDIGATAHLTLVDGTEALAVAVVEPTWTDYHVAYRPGFRHPLDRGAAGRAILAARQGTLIEPGYTLTHGELEAGASGAAAPLVGITGLEGSVGVVMLADAVPERVGPRVVDAAREVADALR; encoded by the coding sequence GTGACCGCGGAAACCTCCCAGACTCTCGACCGAGGACTCCGAGTTCTCAAACTGCTCGCCGACACCGACCACGGTCTGACCGTCACCGAGCTCTCCAACCGGCTAGGTGTGAACCGCACCGTGGTCTACCGCCTCCTGGCCACCCTCGAACAGCACGCCCTGGTCCGCCGCGACCTCGGCGGACGCGCCCGCGTCGGGCTCGGCGTGCTGCGCCTGGGCCGCCAGGTGCACCCCCTCGTGCGCGAGGCGGCACTGCCGGCGCTGCGCTCCCTCGCCGAGGACATAGGCGCCACCGCGCACCTGACCCTCGTGGACGGAACCGAAGCGCTCGCCGTGGCGGTCGTCGAGCCGACCTGGACCGACTACCACGTGGCCTACCGGCCCGGCTTCCGCCATCCGCTGGATCGCGGGGCGGCCGGCCGGGCCATCCTGGCCGCCCGTCAGGGCACGCTCATCGAGCCCGGGTACACGCTCACCCACGGCGAGCTCGAGGCGGGCGCCAGCGGCGCTGCCGCGCCCCTCGTGGGCATCACCGGGCTGGAGGGCAGCGTGGGCGTCGTCATGCTGGCCGACGCCGTGCCCGAGCGGGTCGGCCCGCGCGTGGTGGACGCCGCCCGCGAGGTGGCCGACGCCCTGCGCTGA
- a CDS encoding DEAD/DEAH box helicase: MTTTASHHLSPAFPGRAPWGTASALRAWQQGALDRYLETQPRDFLAVATPGAGKTTFALTLASWLLHHHVVQQVTVVAPTEHLKKQWAEAAARIGIRLDPDYSAGPLSKDYHGVAVTYAGVGVRPMLHRNRCEQRKTLVILDEIHHAGDSKSWGEACLEAFDPATRRLALTGTPFRSDTNPIPFVAYEEGNDGIRRSSADYTYGYGNALGDGVVRPVIFLSYSGNMRWRTKAGDEIAARLGEPMTKDAISQAWRTALDARGDWMPNVLRAADQRLTEVRKGIPDAGGLVIAADQDSARAYAKLIREITGSKATVVLSDDTGASKRIDEFAASNDRWMVAVRMVSEGVDVPRLAVGVYATTISTPLFFAQAVGRFVRSRRRGETASVFLPTIPYLLGFANEMEVERDHVLDKPKKQGEEDPYADSEKEMEEANKQEDEDTGDEEQMSFEALESDAVFDRVLYDGAEFGMQAHPGSEEEQDYLGIPGLLEPDQVQMLLQKRQSRQIAHSKRKPDSEADLLELPADRRPVVSHKELLELRKSLNTMVGAYVHQSGKPHGVLHTELRRVCGGPPSAEATAGQLRERIKKVQEWATRMR, translated from the coding sequence GTGACTACTACCGCCTCCCACCACCTCTCACCCGCCTTCCCCGGCCGCGCGCCCTGGGGTACCGCCAGCGCCCTGCGAGCTTGGCAGCAGGGTGCGCTGGACCGGTACCTGGAGACCCAGCCGCGCGACTTCCTCGCCGTCGCCACCCCCGGCGCCGGAAAGACCACCTTCGCGCTGACCCTCGCGTCCTGGCTGCTGCACCACCACGTGGTGCAGCAGGTGACCGTCGTCGCGCCCACCGAGCACCTGAAGAAGCAGTGGGCGGAAGCCGCCGCCCGGATAGGGATCCGGCTGGACCCGGACTACTCCGCCGGCCCGCTCAGCAAGGACTACCACGGGGTCGCCGTCACCTACGCGGGTGTGGGCGTGCGCCCGATGCTGCACCGCAACCGGTGCGAGCAGCGCAAGACGCTGGTGATCCTGGACGAGATCCACCACGCCGGTGACTCGAAGTCCTGGGGCGAGGCCTGCCTGGAGGCGTTCGATCCGGCGACCCGGCGGCTCGCCCTCACCGGCACGCCCTTCCGGTCCGATACGAATCCCATTCCCTTCGTGGCCTATGAAGAAGGGAATGACGGAATTCGGCGGTCCTCCGCCGATTACACGTACGGCTACGGAAACGCACTCGGCGACGGGGTCGTGCGGCCCGTCATCTTCCTCTCCTACAGCGGCAACATGCGCTGGCGCACCAAGGCGGGCGACGAGATCGCGGCGCGCCTCGGCGAGCCGATGACCAAGGACGCCATCTCGCAGGCCTGGCGTACGGCGCTCGACGCGCGCGGCGACTGGATGCCGAACGTGCTGCGCGCCGCCGACCAGCGGCTGACCGAGGTCAGGAAGGGCATCCCGGACGCCGGTGGGCTGGTCATCGCAGCCGATCAGGACTCCGCGCGGGCCTACGCCAAGCTCATCCGGGAGATCACGGGGAGCAAGGCCACCGTCGTGCTGTCCGACGACACCGGGGCCTCGAAGCGCATCGACGAGTTCGCCGCGAGCAACGACCGCTGGATGGTCGCCGTCCGCATGGTGTCCGAGGGCGTCGACGTACCGCGGCTCGCGGTCGGCGTGTACGCGACCACCATCTCGACCCCGCTGTTCTTCGCGCAGGCCGTCGGGCGCTTCGTGCGCTCGCGCCGGCGCGGCGAGACGGCGTCGGTGTTCCTGCCGACCATCCCCTACCTGCTGGGCTTCGCCAACGAGATGGAAGTCGAGCGCGACCACGTCCTCGACAAGCCGAAGAAGCAGGGCGAGGAAGACCCGTACGCCGACTCCGAGAAGGAGATGGAGGAGGCGAACAAGCAGGAGGACGAGGACACCGGCGACGAGGAGCAGATGTCCTTCGAGGCGCTGGAGTCCGACGCCGTCTTCGACCGGGTGCTTTACGACGGCGCCGAGTTCGGCATGCAGGCGCATCCGGGCAGTGAAGAGGAGCAAGACTACCTCGGCATCCCCGGGCTGCTGGAGCCCGACCAGGTCCAGATGCTGCTCCAGAAGCGGCAGTCGCGGCAGATCGCGCACAGCAAGCGCAAGCCGGACTCCGAGGCGGACCTGCTGGAGCTGCCCGCCGACCGGCGGCCGGTGGTCTCCCACAAGGAACTGCTGGAGCTGAGGAAGTCGCTCAACACGATGGTGGGCGCCTACGTCCACCAGAGCGGCAAACCGCACGGGGTGCTCCACACCGAACTGCGCCGCGTGTGCGGCGGACCGCCGAGTGCGGAAGCCACGGCGGGACAGCTGCGCGAGCGGATCAAGAAGGTCCAGGAGTGGGCCACCCGGATGCGGTGA